The genomic window TGCTGTTAAACTCTGCACAACAGCTTTAGCATCATCTGGCGAAAAGTTACCCAAATAATAGCGAATATTTTTATCGAGAATATTATTATTAATTGCACTTAAATTAAACAGACGCTCTAACTCTAATAAATTAGGTAAATAATCTTCCCGTAAAGACAGAATTACCTTGACAAAAGGAATATCTAGACAAACCCGCAAAAACTCATAAAATGCTCGTCGTTGACCTGGGTCTGGATAAACAAAGAAAAACTCCTCAAACTGGTCAAACATTAAAATCGTCAACAAATTCCGGTCGGCATTTCTCTGTAATTGTTCTAAAATAGCTGCTGAAGAATCAAGATTAGCAAATAATTGATTCCCTCTAACTTCCTCAAAAGCCTTAGCCAAACTCCGCCCCAACATTCCCACCCAATCTGTATATACTCGCAACAAAATAGGTAAAGCATCTCGCTCACCAATTGCTTGCTGTTGCAGTGCTGGGATTAACCCACCCTGCAAAATTGAACTTTTACCCACTCCTGACTGACCATGAATTACAGTCAATTTATGCTCAGTCCCGCCAATTCTTTCTCGCAACCGCTTCACATCTTGTCCCCGACCAGAAGCAGCAATTTCTTGAGCAATTGTTTCAGGATTTTCAACTTGCAACTGTGCAGAATTAATTGCCTGTCGCTGCGGATTTAGATATGATGCACCAACAAAGGCGCGAAAACCATACTGTTGTTCAATTTGTAATTGCTCTTGCTTAATATGAAAAGCTTTGAGATATTCACCTTGTTCAAAGTAGAGCAAGCATAATCTCTCTAATATAGATATATATAAATGCGGTTTGTACTGATGATTACTTTCATTTTTTGCAGTTTCTAAATTATTAATTGCTGCTTGAACTTGACCTAGACACTGTTGCGATTTGGCTAAAATAAATCGATATAATCCAAATTCATCTGATTGAATATTAGGAAGATCAGCTAAGATTTGCAATGCTTGCCCCGCGAGTTGATTAGCTTCATCCCAGTGTGACTGCTCTAAGGCCACCTCTGCCAAAAAACCATAATCTTTAGCTAATTGCAAGGGCGTGCCATAATTTTGATGTAGTGGCAGAGATTTTTCAACAAGGTTTTGCAACTCTGACCATGCTTGTAAACGTCGCAGTACTTCACCCAGTTTAGTAATATGTTTCGCAACTAAATCTAAACGTTGTGTTTGTTCAAAAATCTCAATAGCTTGCTGAAGAGAATTTCTAGCCTCTTGCCAATATCTGATATTCTCTACTTGATTTTTTTCAGCTTGGCGATTATACGCTAAAGCAATATTAACGAGTAATATACCTTGTCGTTCTAAATAATTAATTTGTTGCCAAAAACTCAAACTCTGTTGATAATGTGCTAAAGCAGCATCTATCTGGTCATGTAGAGAATCATTCAAGCCAAGGACAAATTCTAAACTTGCTTGAAGTGCTGGTTCAAATACTTCTTGACGACTGTGCAAATCTTGACGGGCGGTTTCTAGTTCCCGGCACATTTGGGAATTGGGTGTTACATCACCAGCAAAGATTTCATCAGTTTTTTGCTGGAGGAAGTTGACTAACTCATCCGTAGGGTTTTCAAACTCAATGATAGTTGCCCAATTCTCTAAATCAGTTGCTAATCGAATAAATTTTTGCAGAACTTGGTCATTAACCCACAACAATATCGGAAAAGGGAAGTTTTTTCTAAACTCCTCCCGCACTTGGTTAGCTGAAGTCAGAACTGTATCAATATCTTTAACCGACTCCAAACCAAAAACCATTAATGCTGGTGGTTGTTCATCTAAGAGTTGTTCGCGTATATTTGTGTAAACCGTTTTGACCGATGTAGGTAAGGTAATTTCGTGAATATGTACAGGAGATAATTGGCGCAGGCGTTCTACCATGCGCTGACGTAAAACAGCATAGTTACAGCGCAGCAAAATCAGCGAAAATTCTCCCTGAGAAAGGGTAATTGTTCGCACCAGAGTTTGCAATGAACGCTCATTGTCAAAGGCTAAATTTTCTGGCTTTTGCTGATGATTACTCATAACATAGATAGTTTACCTTATACTAGCTGTTTGTATGATTACATCATGCAAGTAGGGGCAGTGGGCAGGAGAATGATTTCTGCTAATTTTAAAAAGCTGTAGTTATGAAAATTACGACTGATCTCGCTCCCGTCATCCTTGACATCGCTCCCGTCATCCCTGATATCGCTCCCGTCATCCTTGACATCGCTCCCGTCATCCCTGATATCGCTCCCGTCATCCTTGACATCGCTTCCGTCATCCTTGACATCGCTCCCGTCATCCTTGATATCGCTCCCGTCATCCTTGATATCGCTCCCGTCACAACTGAGATGGTTCTCTCGTTCCCAGGCTCTGGCTGAGAATGCCCACTGTAAGGCTCCGCCTCGTTTATTAGCGGCAGAGCCGCAATGAGGTGCATTTCCAGCCTCTGGCTGGAAACGAGAGAAACACGAGAGTGTTTTGGCTTAAGTTGACACCCATGAACAGATGTACGCCCTTACAGCCGATTCATAACCTAAATTCCTTGGCTTCAGCCAAAATCGGATTGACATCAAACCAAGAACCATCCTCATTCCGGTATTCAAATACAAACATACTGCGGAGCAAAAGTTCGTATCTTTCATGACCTCTCAAGCTTTTCTCTTGCGCCACCTCACGCAGTAATTCCCATTCATCGGGCGTAATTGCTAAAATTAGTTCATTGCGGCGTTGTTTAATCACTCTATTTACGCACTCTTGCGACAAAGGTGGGTCTTCTTGCTGAAGACAGCGAAATAATAACATCAGCAAATTACGCAAATGACCGCCGCTAACTAAGCACAGCCTTTCTAAAATATCAGGACTATCAAAAACCTGAGTAATTAAATTTCGGCTTTGTTCCCAACTGACACCAGGAAAAGCCCTCGCCATAACCATCTGTTGCAGCAGCGTAATCCCCTGTGAGAATTGCGAACCATCCTGTAGTTGCACAGGAACCATTGGCAAAACCTTGGGGTCTACCCCGAAGCGATTTGTTAACCTTCCTAAAGCGTTGGAAAAAATCAATACTAGGGGAATAGTATAAACAACATGACAATTTAACTGGTTTAACTGTTCACCACGTTCCACAAAGAGATATTCTGGCTGGTAATGACCGGAAGGCTTCAAAGAATTATCCACTCTGTCGAGATTATCTATAATTACCACCAGTCCTTTTTTACCTTGCTGCTTGAGTTTTTCTCGAGCAGGCTTGAGCAATTCTTTGTTAATTGATTCTAAAATGCCATTGGTGCGCGGTTCTAAATATTGTCGCAACTGACCGCGAAGTTTGGGACTATCTTTACTTTTGGCAGTAATCTTGGCAATACCTACAGATAACTCTCCCCCAAGTTCTATCGGCGTTTGCAAAAATTCTCCAAGTTCAGTAAACAGAGTTTGAAAGTATCCTGGCTTAAGATTAATTTTTATTGCTTCAAGACTTTGGCTAACTTCACGAGCAACTGCCAATAATATATCTGTAACATCAATATCAGCCATATCCAGGCTTTGGCTAGACTCAAAATAAACCACATGAAATCCCTGCTGCTCTAACTCTGCTTTGAGCCGCAGTAATTCTGTGGATTTGCCACAGCCGATATGTCCGGTAAACAATTGACAGGTAGATTGTTCCGGTGCAAGGCGGGTGATAGTTCGCCCAAGTTCCTCAATAATCCTTGCGCCACGCACTTTAGAAAAATCAATATAATATTGTCTATCTTCCGGTTTGCTCACAACCAGAGTCTTGCTAGGGTTGCAAGCTTGAAAAAACCTGACTAAATCTAGTTTCATCACAAATCACCCGAAATTAGGCTGATACTCTTGCCTATCTCAGTGATTATACAGACGACAAAGCCGTTATTTCGGAAAAAACTTCTTCAAGGCGGCTGATTAAGGACTTCCAATAAAAAACCAAATACTAGGGGCGCACAGCTGTCATTGGTGTCAACCTAACGTGAAAGCCAGTTTAGAACAAGCTTTTAGAGATTATCTCGTTATATCTAGTTCCCAGTCAAAGACTGGGAATGCTTATAAGAGGCTCTGCCTCTTGACTTGCCGCAGCAGCCCAATGAGGAGCATTTCCAGCCAGAGGCTAGAAACGAGGTTTTAAAGCAATACAGTTCAGTTAGCGCCAAAAACCTTTAAGGACTTACACAAAAACTCTCTGAAACTTTTATTTCTTCGTGTCCTTTGCGACGGCAGTCGCTCATGGGGGAAACCCCCAAAACCTCGCTGCCTTCCCTTTGTGGTTCGTTCTTTCTTAATTTTGGGTAAGTCCTGTCCTTAACCCAAGCGTATTGGGTTTTAAAGACCTCTCCCTGGTTTTACTACGTAAAACCGTCCCTCTCCGAATCGGAGAGGGACAGACTTGAACTTTAGTTTAAGGCAGGGAGAGGTTCGTCGAACTCACGTTAATTAATATCTACAATTCCAACTCTTCACCCCGAATCGAATAATCTAACAACTCCATTGGGTGAATAACTGAAATCTTCTTACCCTGCAACTGCAAATGCTTCGTAATTTGCAAAGTACACCCCGGATTAGCAGAAGCAATTAACTCAGCACCAGTATTCAACAAATTCTGCACTTTTTGCTGACCCAATTCTTCAGAAACTTCCGGTTGCAGCATATTATAAACCCCAGCACTGCCACAACATAAAGCTGCGTCTATTGGTTCTCTCAACTTCACCCCTGGAATTTGCCGCAATACCTGACGCGGTTGCACGCTAATTTTTTGTCCATGCAATAAATGACAAGCATCTTGATAAACTAAATTCAAGGGTTTATCTGTCAGTGGCGAAAGTTTCGCTGTTAATCCAACTGTTGCCAAAAACTCTTGAGCATCTTTAACTTTAGCTGCAAAATCCTTCGCCTTTTCCCGATATTCTGGGTCATCTTCTAAAATGTGACCGTATTCCTTTAAAGTATGACCGCAACCAGCAGCATTGATAATTACGAAATCTACATCAGTATTGGCAAAACTATCAATCATCTGCCTTGCTAAAGCTTTCGCCTGTTCTGTTTGTCCTTGGTGTTCGGGAAGCGCTGCACAACAACCTTGAGATTTAGGAATCACAACTTCACAACCATTCGCTGTTAAAACCCGCACTGTTGCTTCATTCACTGGTGAGAAAAATAGCCGTTGCACGCAACCCAAAATCATCCCAACTCGGTAGCGCTTCTCACCTTGGGCGCGAATAACAGTAGGCAAATTATCCTGAAAAGATTTGAGAGTAATTTCTGGCAGAATAGATTCCATTGCTGCCAAACGGGGCGATATTTTCTTGAGTAAACCTGTAGCGCGAAAGAACTTAGCAAACCCCAACTTTTGATAAACCAACAACGGAACTAATAAAATCCGTAAAAGGTTGGGATAGGGAAACAGAGAAAAAATCAGTTGACGAAAAAATTGGTCTGGCAAACTGCGGGGATAATTCCGTTCAACTTGGTGACGAGTTGCAGAAATTAACTTGTCATACTGCACACCAGAAGGACAAGTACTCACACAAGCAAGACATCCCAAACAAGAATCAAAATGTTCTACAGTTGCCGTATTTAAAGCAATCTCACCCTGATTAATTGCATCCATTAAATAGATGCGTCCTCTAGGAGAATCCATCTCCTTCCCAAGTACCCGATAACTGGGACAAGTCGAGAGACAAAATCCACAATGTACACAACTATCAATCAACTTCGGGTCAGGCGGATGATTCTCATCAAACCCCTTCAAATTCTTTAAACTAGCCGTATTATTAACAGAATTTTCTGAAACTTGCATAATTATTTTTCTCCCCTCTCTATCTCAGCGCCCTCAGCGTCTCTGCGGTTAGTTTCTTAAATCCCACCCACAAACCGACCAGGACTTAAAATATTCTTACTATCAAACTGTTCCTTAATCAGACGCATCAGCGGCAAAGCATTCCCCGTATAGCCCCAAACATCTATTTGTTCTTTAACCGCCACTGGTGCTTCCAGAATTGTTAAAAAACCTCTATGAGCTTGAGTGCGATCGCGCACTTTCAAAACCTGATTTTTACCCTCTAATTGTAACAAACCTAAACCACTACCAATGTGAATTAAACCTAACTCTACCTGAGTCAAAATCTCCACGGCAGCAGTAGGTAACACTCCTATTTTGCAGCTAATTACAGATTCTGTGGCAGTATAATGTATTCGTTCTTGCAATCTCTGCCATAGACTAGCCTCATCACCATCTACATAAATAGCCCCATCTAACCCCAACTTTTGCCCTACTTCCAAAACTCGGTTTGACTGTTCCTTAACACTCTCACTAATACTTTGAAAGCGAGCAATTAATCCCAGTCCTTCACCCAAACCTAAGCTGGACACCAGTTTAGTTGATAGCAAATCAGCTTGGACTGGTGTTAACGCTGAACCTCGAAGGATATCAGCTGCTTGGGATACAGCCTCCGCCGTACCAGTTAGTACCACCGTCCCC from Nostoc sp. UHCC 0926 includes these protein-coding regions:
- a CDS encoding P-loop NTPase fold protein; amino-acid sequence: MKLDLVRFFQACNPSKTLVVSKPEDRQYYIDFSKVRGARIIEELGRTITRLAPEQSTCQLFTGHIGCGKSTELLRLKAELEQQGFHVVYFESSQSLDMADIDVTDILLAVAREVSQSLEAIKINLKPGYFQTLFTELGEFLQTPIELGGELSVGIAKITAKSKDSPKLRGQLRQYLEPRTNGILESINKELLKPAREKLKQQGKKGLVVIIDNLDRVDNSLKPSGHYQPEYLFVERGEQLNQLNCHVVYTIPLVLIFSNALGRLTNRFGVDPKVLPMVPVQLQDGSQFSQGITLLQQMVMARAFPGVSWEQSRNLITQVFDSPDILERLCLVSGGHLRNLLMLLFRCLQQEDPPLSQECVNRVIKQRRNELILAITPDEWELLREVAQEKSLRGHERYELLLRSMFVFEYRNEDGSWFDVNPILAEAKEFRL
- a CDS encoding (Fe-S)-binding protein; the encoded protein is MQVSENSVNNTASLKNLKGFDENHPPDPKLIDSCVHCGFCLSTCPSYRVLGKEMDSPRGRIYLMDAINQGEIALNTATVEHFDSCLGCLACVSTCPSGVQYDKLISATRHQVERNYPRSLPDQFFRQLIFSLFPYPNLLRILLVPLLVYQKLGFAKFFRATGLLKKISPRLAAMESILPEITLKSFQDNLPTVIRAQGEKRYRVGMILGCVQRLFFSPVNEATVRVLTANGCEVVIPKSQGCCAALPEHQGQTEQAKALARQMIDSFANTDVDFVIINAAGCGHTLKEYGHILEDDPEYREKAKDFAAKVKDAQEFLATVGLTAKLSPLTDKPLNLVYQDACHLLHGQKISVQPRQVLRQIPGVKLREPIDAALCCGSAGVYNMLQPEVSEELGQQKVQNLLNTGAELIASANPGCTLQITKHLQLQGKKISVIHPMELLDYSIRGEELEL